The Gammaproteobacteria bacterium nucleotide sequence CAAAATGCGAAAATCATCACCGAACAACGTGCCGAAACAAAGACAACCACGACAAAGGCATGAAAGAGGAGTCTAAATTGGGTAAGCTTGACAACCAACGTTTTCAGACCAGACCGATGCACATGATTCGAACACTTGTCGCATTTTTTGGCGCGTTACTGATGTTGCTGCCCGCACATGCCATTGACTTTGTGCCAGCACCACCAGTGTTATCGGCCAAAGCTTATCTACTCATGGATTATGACAGCGGACAAATACTTGCGGCGCAGAACGAAGACGTCAGGTATCCACCAGCCAGCCTGACCAAGATGATGACGGCCTATATTGTCGAGGCAGAACTTGCCGCTGGCAATCTCAAACTGGACGATCCGGTCACCGTTTCAACCAACGCCTGGGCCAAGAATTTTCCGGGCTCTTCCGTGATGTTTATTGAACCGGGCAAACCCGTGACCGTCGAGCAACTACTCCGGGGGATTATCATCCAATCCGGCAATGACGCGAGTGTCGCCATCGCTGAGCATATTGCGGGCAGCGAAGATGCCTTTGCTCAGCTAATGAACGCCCATGCCAAACGACTGGGTTTGACCAACACACATTTTGTCAACGCCACCGGTCTGCCAGACGATAATCACTATTCCAGTGCGCGTGATCTGGCCATCCTCGCTCGTGCCATTATTCACGATTATCCCGAACGCTACAGCCTCTACAAGGAGAAAGCATTCACCTATAACGGCATTCGGCAATTGAACCGAAACGCACTACTGTGGGACAAAAGCCTCAATGTTGATGGTCTGAAAACGGGCCACACCGAGAAAGCGGGCTATTGTTTGGTCGCCTCCGCCGTCAAGAACAATATGCGCCTCATTTCTGTGGTGCTTGGCGCGCCAAGTGAAAATGCGCGCAAATACGACAGTAAAAAATTGCTCAACTGGGGATTCCGTTTCTATCGGACGGTGCACCCGGTCAAAGCCAATAGCCCCTTGCATCAAGTGCGAGTCTGGTACGGAAACCAAGCGCATGTCCCCGCTGGAGTGGCAGAACCAGTGGCCGTCACGCTCCCGCGCCGTAGCATTAAAGACCTCAAGGCAGAATACGAGGTGAGTACCGAACTTGAGGCGCCAATTCGTCGGGGTGCGGTGATTGGCACCTTGTATTTTAAGCTCAATGGCAAG carries:
- a CDS encoding D-alanyl-D-alanine carboxypeptidase, translated to MHMIRTLVAFFGALLMLLPAHAIDFVPAPPVLSAKAYLLMDYDSGQILAAQNEDVRYPPASLTKMMTAYIVEAELAAGNLKLDDPVTVSTNAWAKNFPGSSVMFIEPGKPVTVEQLLRGIIIQSGNDASVAIAEHIAGSEDAFAQLMNAHAKRLGLTNTHFVNATGLPDDNHYSSARDLAILARAIIHDYPERYSLYKEKAFTYNGIRQLNRNALLWDKSLNVDGLKTGHTEKAGYCLVASAVKNNMRLISVVLGAPSENARKYDSKKLLNWGFRFYRTVHPVKANSPLHQVRVWYGNQAHVPAGVAEPVAVTLPRRSIKDLKAEYEVSTELEAPIRRGAVIGTLYFKLNGKTIKQVPLVALQDIEKGGVFSRLGDWFARKWK